A window from Actimicrobium sp. CCC2.4 encodes these proteins:
- the rplA gene encoding 50S ribosomal protein L1 codes for MAKLSKRIKAIKAKVDRTKAYPFDNAVALIKELATAKFNESIDVSVQLGVDAKKSDQVVRGSVVLPAGTGKSVRVAVFATGEKAEQAKAAGADIVGMEDLAEQIKAGNMPFDIVIASPDTMRIVGTLGQILGPRGLMPNPKVGTVTPDVATAVKNAKAGQVQYRTDKGGIIHATIGRKSFTDEALKSNLVALIDALNKAKPTSSKGVYLRKVSLSSTMGAGVRVDHASLAG; via the coding sequence ATGGCTAAGTTATCTAAGCGCATCAAAGCAATCAAAGCAAAAGTAGATCGCACCAAGGCGTACCCATTCGACAATGCTGTTGCCTTGATTAAAGAGCTCGCAACGGCGAAATTCAACGAGTCGATCGATGTATCGGTTCAACTTGGTGTTGATGCTAAGAAGTCAGATCAAGTAGTCCGTGGTTCAGTAGTGTTGCCAGCAGGAACAGGTAAAAGTGTTCGCGTTGCAGTGTTTGCAACAGGCGAAAAGGCTGAGCAAGCTAAGGCTGCAGGTGCAGACATTGTGGGTATGGAAGATTTGGCAGAGCAAATCAAAGCTGGCAATATGCCGTTTGATATCGTGATTGCCTCACCAGACACAATGCGTATTGTCGGTACATTGGGCCAGATTTTGGGGCCACGCGGATTGATGCCGAACCCGAAAGTCGGAACGGTAACGCCTGACGTAGCAACGGCGGTCAAAAATGCCAAGGCAGGTCAAGTTCAGTATCGTACCGATAAAGGCGGAATTATTCATGCCACTATCGGTCGTAAATCATTTACTGATGAGGCGTTGAAGTCCAATTTGGTCGCACTCATTGATGCATTGAACAAAGCAAAGCCCACTTCCAGTAAAGGCGTGTACTTGCGTAAAGTTTCATTGTCATCGACGATGGGCGCAGGCGTGCGTGTCGATCACGCATCGTTGGCAGGATAA
- a CDS encoding response regulator, giving the protein MKEFRSLTALIIEPQPGMRGNLHNMLTLCELKKIDHAVSSGTAIRQLQARSFDIILCEYDLGDGQDGQQFLEDVRHNKLISMSTIFFMVTAERAYEKVVSAAELAPSDYILKPFTADTLMDRIAKAVEKRAVFASLYRLMERGDLNQAVAACLEGEAGDRRYLVDFKRLRAELHILSGEPHLAEPLYAELYELRAVAWARLGLAKTLFLQNKFAESEEILIALVAENNKFMDAHDWLAKAHEANGKFSEAQAVLQNAVMISPNALQRLRKLGEIAFETGDVGTAEKAFQQVVTKARYSEFRDPEDHVRLVKTLVSKGDTSQAATIIRDLDRSLSGSGKGKACHAISSAMLFKQTGDLDRSSEELNKAVEACRDNIGLSTEMKMTLAKNCLEQQMDSGATEIMLDVMNNASSSAAMAKAVNLFEQSGRADLAQSTAKESRRMVVDLVASGAEKARQGDYGGAVTAMMEAVKKLPGNPQVVFNAAVALLKHLDHLGWDERLADQARTLIDSARRLDAANPRLASLTALHHSIMKKYGIAPAAAVAAPGIES; this is encoded by the coding sequence ATGAAAGAATTTCGTAGTCTGACTGCCTTGATCATCGAGCCGCAACCGGGGATGCGTGGCAATTTGCATAACATGTTGACGCTATGCGAGCTTAAAAAAATCGATCACGCCGTCAGTTCCGGAACGGCGATACGTCAGCTTCAAGCACGTTCTTTTGACATCATCTTATGCGAATACGATCTGGGAGATGGCCAGGATGGCCAGCAATTTCTTGAAGACGTACGGCACAACAAACTGATTTCCATGTCAACGATATTCTTCATGGTCACTGCAGAGCGTGCTTACGAAAAAGTGGTGAGTGCAGCGGAATTGGCTCCTTCCGATTACATCCTCAAGCCATTTACCGCTGATACCCTGATGGACCGTATTGCAAAAGCCGTGGAGAAACGTGCGGTCTTTGCCAGCTTGTATCGATTGATGGAGCGCGGTGACCTCAACCAGGCTGTTGCCGCTTGTCTCGAAGGAGAGGCGGGAGACCGGCGTTACCTGGTCGATTTCAAGCGCTTGCGTGCAGAACTGCATATTTTATCGGGCGAACCGCATCTGGCGGAGCCGTTGTATGCCGAGTTGTACGAGCTTCGTGCGGTTGCGTGGGCTCGCCTGGGCCTCGCAAAAACATTATTTTTACAAAATAAGTTTGCTGAATCCGAAGAAATACTCATCGCACTAGTTGCAGAAAACAATAAATTCATGGACGCACATGATTGGCTTGCCAAAGCGCATGAAGCCAATGGAAAGTTTTCTGAAGCGCAGGCAGTGCTGCAAAACGCGGTGATGATTTCGCCCAACGCATTGCAGCGTCTGCGCAAGTTAGGTGAAATAGCATTCGAAACAGGCGATGTCGGTACCGCTGAAAAGGCCTTTCAGCAGGTCGTTACCAAAGCACGTTATTCGGAGTTCCGTGACCCGGAAGATCATGTACGGCTGGTGAAAACCCTGGTCAGTAAGGGCGATACCAGCCAGGCAGCAACGATCATCCGTGATCTTGACCGCTCGCTTTCGGGGTCTGGCAAGGGTAAGGCGTGTCACGCCATCTCTTCTGCGATGCTGTTCAAGCAAACTGGCGACCTTGATCGGTCCAGCGAAGAGTTGAATAAGGCGGTTGAAGCCTGCCGCGACAATATTGGCTTGTCGACGGAGATGAAGATGACGCTGGCAAAAAATTGCCTTGAACAGCAGATGGACAGCGGCGCCACTGAAATCATGCTCGATGTAATGAACAATGCGTCCAGTAGTGCTGCAATGGCCAAGGCAGTAAACTTGTTCGAGCAATCCGGGCGCGCCGATCTGGCGCAGAGCACTGCCAAGGAAAGTCGACGCATGGTGGTTGACCTTGTGGCATCCGGGGCAGAGAAGGCGCGCCAGGGAGATTACGGCGGCGCTGTGACGGCAATGATGGAAGCTGTTAAAAAGTTGCCGGGGAATCCACAGGTGGTGTTCAATGCTGCTGTTGCATTGCTTAAACATCTTGACCATCTTGGCTGGGATGAGCGCTTGGCGGATCAGGCAAGGACTTTGATTGATTCTGCGCGCCGGCTTGATGCCGCTAACCCGCGACTTGCATCCCTGACAGCTTTACATCACAGCATCATGAAAAAATACGGCATTGCCCCGGCAGCGGCGGTGGCCGCGCCCGGCATTGAGTCGTAG
- the kefC gene encoding glutathione-regulated potassium-efflux system protein KefC produces the protein MEHSLLFNALIYLVAAVIAVPVAKKLGLGAVLGYLFAGIVIGPWGLGLISEVDDILHFSEFGVVLLLFLIGLELDPKRLWSLRRPIFGWGGAQVGLVALALFLFGIALEVEWHTALIAALGLSLSSTAIALATIGERNLMATPAGSASFAILLFQDMAAIPMIAIVPLLGAKSAATAGSGWIGAAKIIGVVIALIIGGRYLIRPILRIIANTGMREIFTAFALLLVIAIGLLMQWVGMSMALGTFLAGVLLADSEYRHALETDLEPFKGLLLGLFFIAVGMSVDFGVFRAQPWVVLGLVAAFLSIKTLLLYLLAKSFGIPRAQQALFAFLLSQGGEFAFVVFGAAATAGVLTTEIASLLVVVVALSMLATPLLLVFYDRVLAPRHRADKKRPDEPVELQDNPVIIAGFGRFGQIIGRLLYANRIGVTVLDHDPDQIDLLRKFGLKVFYGDATRVDLLTVAGAAKARALVVAIDNVTDSLALVDAVRVAFPALPIFARARNVTHYYELMDRGVTVLERETFEAALQLGRQVLHQLGFGAFQARQAAMKFRKHNIKTLLAVYPFYKDQKQMVSMAKQARDELREMFSRDAQISNGESRDGWD, from the coding sequence ATGGAACATAGTCTTCTTTTCAACGCATTGATTTATCTCGTTGCCGCAGTCATCGCCGTGCCGGTCGCAAAGAAACTCGGCTTGGGAGCCGTGCTTGGCTACTTATTTGCAGGCATCGTAATTGGACCATGGGGACTCGGCTTGATCAGCGAAGTCGACGACATTCTGCATTTTTCAGAGTTTGGTGTCGTCTTGTTATTATTTCTGATCGGACTGGAGCTTGACCCGAAACGTCTATGGTCATTGCGACGACCTATTTTTGGTTGGGGTGGCGCGCAGGTTGGGCTAGTTGCACTAGCTCTTTTTTTATTTGGAATCGCTCTGGAGGTCGAGTGGCATACCGCGCTGATTGCCGCACTGGGTCTTTCACTGTCATCAACAGCAATTGCGCTGGCTACGATTGGTGAGCGCAATCTGATGGCTACGCCGGCGGGCTCGGCCAGTTTTGCCATCCTGCTCTTTCAGGACATGGCAGCCATTCCGATGATCGCCATTGTTCCTCTGCTGGGAGCGAAGTCAGCAGCGACCGCGGGTTCAGGCTGGATAGGCGCAGCCAAAATTATCGGGGTGGTCATCGCACTTATCATCGGTGGTCGTTATCTGATTCGCCCGATCCTGCGCATCATTGCCAATACAGGAATGCGTGAAATATTTACTGCATTTGCATTACTGCTCGTCATCGCCATCGGGCTGTTGATGCAATGGGTCGGCATGTCCATGGCGCTCGGTACCTTCCTGGCTGGTGTTCTGCTGGCAGATTCCGAATATCGACACGCCCTCGAAACTGACCTTGAGCCATTCAAAGGTTTGCTCCTTGGACTGTTTTTTATTGCCGTTGGCATGTCTGTTGACTTTGGCGTCTTCCGGGCACAGCCGTGGGTCGTGCTGGGTTTGGTTGCAGCATTTCTTTCCATCAAGACACTGTTGCTGTACTTACTTGCAAAATCTTTCGGAATACCGCGTGCACAGCAAGCACTTTTTGCTTTTTTATTGTCACAAGGTGGCGAATTTGCCTTTGTGGTGTTCGGTGCTGCAGCTACAGCAGGTGTACTGACAACGGAAATCGCCTCGTTACTAGTCGTCGTGGTGGCCCTGTCGATGTTGGCTACTCCGCTACTGCTGGTTTTTTACGATCGCGTACTCGCACCGCGACACCGCGCAGATAAGAAGCGTCCGGACGAACCTGTCGAACTGCAGGACAACCCGGTCATCATTGCCGGCTTTGGACGCTTCGGTCAAATTATCGGTCGCTTGCTGTATGCCAATCGCATTGGCGTCACTGTTCTGGATCACGATCCTGACCAGATTGACCTGTTACGCAAGTTCGGGCTAAAGGTGTTCTACGGGGATGCAACTCGCGTCGATTTGCTCACTGTCGCGGGAGCGGCCAAAGCCCGTGCACTGGTCGTTGCCATTGATAATGTTACGGATAGCCTGGCATTAGTTGACGCGGTTCGGGTCGCGTTCCCGGCATTGCCTATCTTTGCGCGTGCCCGCAACGTAACCCACTATTACGAATTGATGGACCGTGGTGTCACCGTACTGGAGCGCGAGACGTTCGAAGCAGCTCTGCAACTGGGGCGCCAGGTATTGCACCAGCTTGGCTTCGGCGCATTTCAGGCCCGCCAGGCTGCGATGAAATTTCGCAAACACAATATTAAGACATTGCTAGCGGTTTATCCTTTTTATAAGGATCAGAAACAGATGGTGTCGATGGCAAAGCAGGCACGCGATGAACTGCGTGAAATGTTTTCCCGCGATGCCCAAATCAGCAACGGGGAATCTCGTGATGGCTGGGATTGA
- the nusG gene encoding transcription termination/antitermination protein NusG — MTNEQSAEGAPLSVDSAATVALTSKKRWYVVHAYSGMEKSVQRALTERVTRAGMDEKFGQILVPTEEVIEVKNGQKTVTERRFFPGYVLVEMEMTDETWHLVKNTSKVTGFIGGKSNKPTPIPPNEVDKIMQQMQEGIEKPRPKVLYEVGELVRIKDGPFTDFNGNVEEVNYEKSKVRVSVTIFGRATPVELEFGQVEKA; from the coding sequence ATGACGAACGAGCAATCAGCAGAAGGCGCGCCGTTGAGTGTGGATAGTGCTGCGACCGTAGCGCTAACAAGCAAAAAACGTTGGTACGTAGTTCATGCTTATTCTGGTATGGAAAAGAGCGTGCAACGTGCGTTGACTGAGCGGGTTACTCGCGCAGGCATGGATGAAAAATTTGGTCAGATATTGGTTCCGACTGAAGAGGTCATAGAGGTAAAAAACGGTCAGAAAACAGTTACTGAGCGCAGGTTTTTTCCAGGTTATGTATTGGTCGAGATGGAAATGACCGATGAAACATGGCACTTGGTAAAAAATACCAGCAAAGTTACAGGTTTTATTGGTGGTAAATCCAATAAGCCAACGCCGATTCCGCCAAACGAAGTCGATAAAATCATGCAGCAAATGCAAGAGGGCATCGAGAAACCGCGGCCAAAAGTTCTGTATGAAGTTGGTGAGCTCGTTAGAATAAAAGATGGTCCATTTACAGATTTCAATGGAAACGTAGAAGAAGTAAATTACGAAAAATCGAAAGTCCGGGTGTCAGTAACAATTTTCGGTCGAGCAACTCCGGTTGAACTTGAGTTTGGCCAGGTTGAAAAAGCCTAA
- the secE gene encoding preprotein translocase subunit SecE: MSNQPVQTVSTSSDKLKVALAVCAVIAGVVAFYVLADKSSIVRASALVLGLIVAIGFAWTSTQGKEFLSFASEAIRETKKVVWPTRKEAMQITAIVFCFVLVMALFLWGTDKLLEFILYDLILGWKK; encoded by the coding sequence ATGTCTAATCAACCTGTGCAAACAGTGAGTACGTCAAGCGACAAGTTAAAGGTCGCTTTGGCCGTTTGTGCGGTCATTGCCGGCGTGGTAGCTTTTTATGTGCTCGCGGACAAATCCTCCATTGTGCGAGCCAGTGCGCTGGTGCTGGGACTGATAGTCGCTATAGGGTTTGCCTGGACGTCGACCCAAGGTAAGGAATTCCTAAGTTTCGCTAGCGAGGCGATTAGGGAAACCAAAAAAGTAGTGTGGCCTACACGAAAAGAAGCAATGCAGATCACCGCGATTGTTTTTTGCTTCGTTCTTGTAATGGCGCTGTTTCTTTGGGGTACTGACAAGTTATTAGAATTTATATTGTATGACTTGATTCTAGGTTGGAAAAAATGA
- the rplL gene encoding 50S ribosomal protein L7/L12: protein MAISKDDILEAVGAMSVMDLNDMVKAFEEKFGVSAAAMSVAGPAGGAAAVVEEQTEFTVTLTDFGANKVGVIKAVREITGLGLKEAKDLVDGAPKPVKESVSKADAEAAKKKLEDAGAKAEIK from the coding sequence ATGGCAATTAGCAAAGACGATATCCTCGAAGCCGTAGGCGCGATGTCAGTAATGGACCTGAACGACATGGTCAAAGCATTCGAAGAAAAATTTGGTGTGTCAGCTGCCGCAATGTCAGTAGCTGGACCTGCAGGCGGTGCTGCTGCAGTGGTTGAAGAGCAAACAGAATTCACCGTTACACTGACCGATTTCGGCGCCAATAAAGTTGGTGTGATTAAAGCGGTTCGTGAAATTACGGGCCTTGGTTTGAAAGAAGCCAAAGACCTGGTTGATGGCGCTCCAAAGCCAGTCAAAGAATCTGTTTCTAAAGCAGATGCAGAAGCAGCCAAGAAAAAATTGGAAGATGCAGGCGCGAAAGCTGAAATCAAGTAA
- a CDS encoding type 1 glutamine amidotransferase, which produces MTNTPEGKTGAPSSHANEPGDVPSSAPGGEKQPLPWEIAQRETPWMQSWNVLSARIRALSDKVGKKLAHRTLKIGVSARIFHPEPGAKGLRGKTLQYLEESIAQWVMSRDVMVFMIPTVNTNGLLHPSNIRLRDYAKHLDGLVLQGGADVSPQSYSEFATRPEWNGDRARDMYELELLHEFIEADKPVLGICRGCQLINVAFGGTLYQDIASDVPHAIAHVNDLYDSHRHPITFPQGSSLGKMFPTLVSPLVNSIHHQAVRDVGRDLHVEAVSGEDQIVEAIRYRKAPFVMGLQWHPEFHRAGGVELLDCTPVLDSFLRAARETRF; this is translated from the coding sequence ATGACTAACACACCAGAAGGAAAGACTGGAGCGCCATCCTCGCATGCCAACGAGCCGGGAGATGTGCCTTCTTCGGCTCCTGGTGGGGAAAAGCAGCCGTTGCCATGGGAAATTGCGCAGCGTGAAACACCGTGGATGCAATCCTGGAATGTACTTTCTGCACGCATTCGTGCCTTGAGCGACAAAGTGGGTAAAAAACTTGCCCATAGAACATTAAAAATTGGCGTGTCAGCCAGGATTTTTCACCCTGAACCTGGCGCAAAAGGACTGCGCGGAAAAACGTTGCAATACCTCGAAGAATCTATCGCTCAGTGGGTAATGTCCCGTGATGTGATGGTATTTATGATACCTACGGTCAATACCAACGGCTTACTCCATCCAAGCAATATCCGCTTGCGCGACTATGCCAAACATCTTGATGGATTAGTGTTGCAAGGCGGCGCGGATGTTTCGCCTCAAAGTTATTCCGAATTTGCTACCCGACCGGAATGGAATGGTGACAGAGCGCGTGACATGTACGAGCTCGAGTTATTGCATGAATTTATTGAGGCTGATAAACCTGTCCTCGGAATTTGTCGCGGCTGTCAGCTTATTAACGTTGCTTTTGGCGGTACGCTTTATCAAGATATTGCATCGGATGTGCCCCATGCCATCGCGCATGTTAACGATCTATACGATAGCCATCGTCACCCGATAACATTTCCGCAGGGCTCATCGCTCGGCAAAATGTTCCCGACCCTTGTCTCGCCGCTTGTGAACTCGATACATCATCAGGCAGTTAGAGACGTGGGGCGCGATCTTCACGTTGAGGCCGTGTCCGGAGAGGACCAAATAGTTGAAGCAATTCGCTATCGAAAAGCGCCGTTTGTCATGGGGCTGCAATGGCACCCGGAATTTCACCGGGCGGGTGGTGTTGAGTTGCTCGATTGCACACCAGTCTTGGACAGCTTTTTAAGAGCTGCTCGAGAAACGCGCTTTTGA
- the rplJ gene encoding 50S ribosomal protein L10, which produces MSLNLNDKKAVVAEISAKVATAQTIVVAEYRGIQVSHLTQLRAKARAEGVYLRVLKNTLARRAVEGTAFSGLASEMTGPLIYSISDDAVAAAKVLQEFARTNDKLVIKAGNYAGKPLDKAAVSSLASIPSREVLLSQLLGIMQAPVSGFARALAALAAKKNEGTEAAPEAEAVAEAPVEAV; this is translated from the coding sequence GTGAGTCTCAATCTGAATGACAAAAAGGCTGTCGTAGCCGAAATATCAGCGAAAGTTGCAACAGCTCAGACTATCGTCGTAGCTGAATATCGTGGTATCCAAGTTAGTCATTTGACACAATTGCGTGCAAAAGCACGTGCCGAAGGCGTCTACTTGCGTGTATTGAAAAATACATTGGCTCGTCGCGCTGTAGAAGGCACTGCATTTTCTGGCCTGGCTTCTGAAATGACCGGTCCGTTGATCTATTCGATCTCGGACGATGCTGTTGCTGCTGCGAAAGTTCTTCAGGAATTCGCTCGGACAAACGACAAGCTGGTGATTAAAGCAGGTAACTATGCTGGCAAGCCGCTTGATAAAGCTGCTGTGTCTTCATTGGCCAGTATTCCTAGTCGTGAAGTTTTGCTTTCCCAATTGCTGGGAATTATGCAGGCACCCGTCTCTGGATTTGCTCGCGCTCTTGCAGCTCTTGCAGCGAAGAAAAACGAAGGAACAGAAGCCGCACCAGAAGCTGAGGCTGTTGCCGAAGCGCCTGTGGAAGCTGTTTAA
- the rplK gene encoding 50S ribosomal protein L11, which yields MAKKIIGFIKLQVPAGKANPSPPIGPALGQRGLNIMEFCKAFNAQTQGLEPGLPIPVVITAFADKSFTFVMKTPPATILIKKAAGITKGSPKPHTDKVGSITRKQAEEIATQKRPDLTAADMDAAVRIIAGSARSMGITVEGM from the coding sequence ATGGCAAAGAAAATCATCGGTTTTATCAAGCTGCAAGTCCCAGCTGGTAAAGCAAACCCATCCCCACCGATCGGCCCAGCATTGGGTCAGCGCGGCTTGAATATTATGGAATTCTGTAAGGCGTTCAATGCCCAAACCCAAGGTTTGGAGCCGGGCCTTCCTATTCCTGTAGTGATCACAGCCTTCGCGGATAAATCATTCACTTTTGTGATGAAAACTCCGCCCGCAACAATTTTGATCAAAAAAGCTGCTGGTATTACAAAAGGCTCACCAAAGCCACACACCGATAAAGTCGGTAGTATCACCCGCAAGCAAGCTGAGGAAATAGCAACACAAAAACGGCCTGATTTAACGGCTGCTGACATGGATGCCGCAGTGCGTATTATCGCTGGGTCGGCACGTTCCATGGGTATTACGGTAGAGGGAATGTAA
- a CDS encoding NAD(P)H-dependent oxidoreductase, with protein MTSSPNILVILAHASLQRSRVNRRLAEAAAVLPHVKVRDLYEIYPDFDTNVLHEQSLLEAADLVVIQHPIQWYSMPSLLKEWFDVVLESGWACGEGGNALRGKSYWLVATTGGTSDTYRTDGVHQHPFTDFLPAQEQTARMCGMKWLPPHIFHGAHQADDASVNQYIATYIQQLETYSHRAAKHGT; from the coding sequence ATGACGTCGTCGCCAAATATTCTGGTGATCCTGGCCCACGCATCCCTTCAGCGCTCGCGTGTCAATCGACGCCTCGCGGAAGCGGCGGCCGTCTTGCCCCATGTGAAAGTGCGCGATCTGTATGAAATTTATCCGGACTTCGACACCAATGTGTTGCATGAGCAGTCACTTCTCGAAGCCGCTGATCTAGTAGTTATTCAGCATCCAATTCAGTGGTACAGCATGCCATCCCTGCTCAAGGAATGGTTTGATGTAGTGCTTGAATCCGGGTGGGCATGTGGCGAGGGCGGGAACGCGTTGCGCGGCAAAAGCTATTGGCTCGTTGCAACTACGGGCGGAACTAGTGACACCTATCGGACAGACGGAGTACATCAGCATCCGTTCACCGACTTCCTTCCAGCGCAGGAGCAAACAGCGCGCATGTGTGGCATGAAATGGCTACCTCCACATATTTTTCATGGCGCGCATCAAGCAGATGACGCGTCGGTAAATCAGTACATCGCAACCTATATCCAACAGCTTGAAACGTATTCTCACCGGGCTGCCAAGCATGGAACATAG
- the tuf gene encoding elongation factor Tu, whose protein sequence is MAKSKFERTKPHVNVGTIGHVDHGKTTLTAAIATVLSKKFGGEAKAYDQIDAAPEEKARGITINTAHVEYETAARHYAHVDCPGHADYVKNMITGAAQMDGAILVCSAADGPMPQTREHILLARQVGVPYIIVFLNKCDMVDDAELLELVEMEVRELLVKYEFPGDDLPIIQGSAKLALEGDTGPLGEQAIMKLADALDTYIPTPERAIDGAFLLPVEDVFSISGRGTVVTGRIERGIVKVGEELEIIGIRDTQKTTCTGVEMFRKLLDQGQAGDNVGVLLRGTKREDVERGQVLAKPNTIKPHKHFTGEIYVLSKDEGGRHTPFFNNYRPQFYFRTTDVTGSIELPADKEMVMPGDNVSITVMLINPIAMEEGLRFAIREGGRTVGAGVVAKIIE, encoded by the coding sequence ATGGCAAAGAGTAAATTTGAGCGGACCAAGCCGCACGTGAATGTGGGCACGATTGGCCACGTCGACCACGGCAAGACCACGTTGACAGCAGCGATAGCTACCGTACTGTCCAAGAAGTTTGGCGGTGAGGCGAAGGCCTATGACCAGATCGATGCAGCGCCAGAAGAAAAGGCACGCGGCATCACGATCAATACGGCACACGTTGAGTACGAAACAGCGGCGCGCCACTACGCGCACGTTGACTGCCCAGGTCACGCGGACTATGTGAAAAACATGATTACAGGTGCCGCGCAGATGGATGGCGCGATCCTGGTGTGTTCGGCAGCGGACGGCCCGATGCCACAAACGCGCGAGCACATCCTGCTGGCGCGTCAGGTCGGCGTTCCGTACATCATTGTTTTCCTGAACAAGTGCGATATGGTGGATGACGCCGAACTGCTTGAGCTGGTCGAAATGGAAGTGCGGGAACTGCTGGTCAAGTATGAATTCCCAGGCGACGATTTGCCAATCATTCAAGGTTCTGCAAAATTGGCCCTGGAAGGCGATACGGGCCCGTTGGGTGAGCAAGCAATCATGAAGTTGGCTGATGCGCTGGATACGTACATTCCTACACCAGAGCGGGCGATTGATGGCGCGTTCCTGCTGCCAGTCGAAGATGTGTTCTCGATCTCAGGCCGCGGTACAGTGGTAACCGGCCGTATTGAGCGCGGTATCGTCAAAGTAGGCGAAGAACTGGAAATTATCGGGATCCGTGACACACAAAAGACAACATGTACTGGTGTTGAAATGTTCCGCAAGCTGTTGGACCAAGGTCAAGCAGGCGACAACGTTGGCGTGCTGCTGCGCGGCACAAAACGTGAAGACGTGGAGCGGGGTCAAGTTTTGGCGAAGCCAAACACGATCAAGCCACATAAGCATTTCACGGGTGAAATTTATGTATTATCGAAAGACGAAGGCGGTCGTCACACACCGTTTTTCAATAATTACCGCCCACAGTTCTACTTCCGCACGACAGACGTGACCGGATCGATTGAATTGCCAGCAGACAAAGAAATGGTAATGCCTGGCGATAACGTATCGATAACCGTCATGCTGATCAACCCGATCGCGATGGAAGAAGGTTTGCGTTTTGCTATACGCGAAGGTGGTCGTACGGTTGGTGCCGGTGTTGTTGCTAAGATCATCGAGTAA